One genomic window of Solanum stenotomum isolate F172 chromosome 9, ASM1918654v1, whole genome shotgun sequence includes the following:
- the LOC125875873 gene encoding uncharacterized protein LOC125875873, with translation MGKAGRDWGQIYSIYGVDDWQTPIFLLINAIFFSILSVIFLVYFEPICYFFHHFLPGPSSARFAAGFTGSVTALSAVCLFYAAGNIFYSSVSLHWEMAQRMVNAVGDWSSVKHALDLGCGRGILLNAVALQLKKSGSSGRVVGLHPTPTCSLSTLRTAGIEGVQEYVTCRSGDPRKLPFSDNYFDVVASAAFVHTVGKEFGQKTVVAAAERMRVLGEVVRVLKPGGVGVVWDLVHAPEYVKRLQELKMEDIRVSERVTAFMVNSHVIVFNKPSQHFVGPNEVRLDWRLNNLC, from the coding sequence ATGGGGAAAGCTGGTAGAGATTGGGGACAGATCTATTCAATTTACGGTGTTGATGATTGGCAAACCCCGATATTTCTGCTAATTAATGCTATCTTCTTCTCTATACTCTCTGTGATTTTTCTAGTTTATTTCGAACCTATCTGCTATTTCTTCCACCATTTCTTACCTGGCCCAAGCTCAGCTCGTTTCGCCGCCGGATTCACCGGTTCCGTCACAGCACTCTCAGCCGTTTGCCTTTTCTACGCCGCCGGCAACATTTTTTACTCCTCCGTTTCGCTTCACTGGGAAATGGCACAGCGGATGGTGAACGCCGTCGGTGATTGGTCTTCCGTTAAGCATGCTCTTGACCTTGGCTGTGGCCGTGGGATCCTCCTCAACGCCGTCGCTCTACAACTGAAGAAATCCGGGTCATCCGGTCGGGTCGTTGGGTTACATCCAACACCGACTTGTTCTCTGTCCACTCTCCGAACTGCCGGGATTGAAGGTGTTCAGGAGTACGTCACGTGCCGGTCAGGTGACCCGAGAAAACTTCCGTTCAGTGATAATTACTTCGACGTGGTGGCGTCGGCGGCGTTTGTACACACGGTGGGGAAGGAGTTCGGGCAGAAAACGGTGGTAGCGGCGGCGGAGAGGATGAGGGTGTTGGGGGAGGTGGTGAGGGTGCTGAAACCCGGCGGCGTTGGGGTGGTGTGGGATCTGGTGCACGCGCCGGAGTACGTGAAGAGACTGCAGGAATTGAAGATGGAGGATATTCGGGTTTCGGAGCGGGTCACGGCGTTTATGGTCAACAGCCACGTCATCGTATTCAACAAGCCAAGTCAGCATTTTGTGGGACCCAATGAAGTTAGACTGGATTGGAGACTCAACAATCTTTGTTGA